A genomic region of Streptomyces rimosus contains the following coding sequences:
- a CDS encoding DUF397 domain-containing protein — translation MAMPPTPPIPADLNWQKATDDESAPEYIEVAFGDDDHVYLRTNIEPDNVVVTTRTKWDAFVLGVKAGEFDHFVGL, via the coding sequence ATGGCCATGCCGCCCACCCCGCCCATCCCCGCCGACCTCAACTGGCAGAAGGCCACGGACGACGAGAGTGCGCCCGAGTACATCGAGGTCGCCTTCGGGGACGATGACCATGTCTACCTGCGGACGAACATCGAGCCGGACAACGTCGTGGTGACGACGCGTACCAAGTGGGACGCGTTCGTTCTCGGGGTGAAGGCCGGCGAGTTCGACCACTTCGTAGGGCTTTAG
- a CDS encoding helix-turn-helix domain-containing protein translates to MAPRTQPTERQRRLGAELRKLRLAAGLSGDQAAAVIDADRQRVSHIESGRVDVPRNGLYNLLRSYGCAEGPLFEGLMAMAQHRGKGWWDEYRDVMGRPALDLAELESRATYIRNHEPLVIPGVLQTADYARSVCETFDEPDAELDRYVQFRMDRQRILERQPGTPYHAVIQEGALRTRVGSPEIMRRQLRRLIEIARLPHVTLQVFPFEAGPYSGVSRSFSIYGGPTPALDTVRLEQAVTSTILRDEEDTHRYRKLFAKLSELALPQVDPEAKPESHDGRDSLTLIQHLMYAS, encoded by the coding sequence ATGGCTCCCAGAACCCAGCCCACCGAGCGCCAGCGTCGCCTCGGCGCCGAGCTGCGCAAACTGCGCCTGGCCGCGGGCCTCTCCGGCGACCAGGCCGCCGCCGTGATCGACGCCGACCGCCAGCGCGTCAGCCACATCGAGAGCGGTCGCGTCGACGTCCCCCGCAACGGCCTCTACAACCTCCTGCGCTCCTACGGCTGCGCGGAGGGGCCGCTGTTCGAGGGGCTGATGGCGATGGCGCAGCATCGGGGGAAGGGGTGGTGGGACGAGTACCGCGACGTGATGGGGCGTCCGGCCCTCGACCTCGCCGAACTGGAATCCCGCGCCACGTACATCCGCAACCACGAACCACTCGTGATCCCCGGAGTGCTGCAGACCGCCGACTACGCGCGGTCGGTGTGCGAGACGTTCGACGAGCCCGACGCGGAGCTCGACCGGTACGTCCAGTTCCGGATGGACCGCCAGCGCATCCTGGAACGGCAGCCCGGAACTCCGTACCACGCGGTCATCCAGGAAGGGGCGCTGCGCACCCGCGTCGGCAGCCCGGAGATCATGCGCCGGCAACTGCGCCGCCTCATCGAGATCGCCCGGCTCCCTCACGTGACGTTGCAGGTGTTCCCCTTCGAGGCCGGGCCCTACTCAGGAGTGAGCCGCTCTTTCAGCATCTACGGCGGGCCCACGCCCGCGCTCGACACCGTCCGCCTCGAACAGGCGGTGACTTCCACGATCCTGCGCGACGAAGAAGACACGCATCGCTACCGCAAGCTCTTCGCAAAGCTGTCCGAACTCGCACTGCCGCAAGTTGACCCGGAGGCAAAGCCTGAGTCTCATGACGGTCGGGACTCACTGACCCTCATCCAGCACCTGATGTACGCCTCCTAG
- a CDS encoding DUF397 domain-containing protein, which translates to MPRLTWQKSSYSGSGQDDCIEVTPHPGGPILYREGDHPATVGRATAPSWAAFLRAVKSNGCALKRD; encoded by the coding sequence ATGCCCCGGCTCACCTGGCAGAAGTCCTCGTACAGCGGCAGCGGCCAGGACGACTGCATAGAGGTGACGCCCCACCCCGGCGGCCCCATCCTCTACCGTGAGGGCGACCACCCCGCCACAGTCGGGCGGGCCACCGCCCCCAGCTGGGCCGCGTTCCTCCGCGCCGTCAAGTCCAACGGCTGCGCCCTCAAACGCGACTGA
- a CDS encoding DUF397 domain-containing protein, translating into MQATWQKSSYSTHAQDDCIEVTPHPGGPILYREGDHPATVGRATAPSWAAFLRAVKADRCAAGFR; encoded by the coding sequence ATGCAGGCCACCTGGCAGAAGTCGTCGTACAGCACACACGCCCAGGACGACTGCATAGAGGTAACGCCCCACCCCGGCGGCCCCATCCTCTACCGTGAGGGCGACCACCCCGCCACAGTCGGGCGGGCCACCGCCCCCAGCTGGGCCGCGTTCCTCCGGGCCGTCAAGGCCGACCGCTGCGCGGCCGGCTTCCGCTGA